In Indioceanicola profundi, the following proteins share a genomic window:
- a CDS encoding YsnF/AvaK domain-containing protein: MDSRRTIPLHEEVLSVGKKAVETSTVRVETHVHAREQTVEQELDSTTVDIVRVPVGRVVETAPEVRQDGDVLIVPVLEEELVVTKRLILKEEVHITRRVSRRTEQISATLRTEEASVTRDGMLERSDQPSEE; encoded by the coding sequence ATGGACTCCCGTCGGACTATTCCCCTGCACGAGGAAGTACTCTCCGTCGGGAAGAAGGCTGTGGAAACCTCGACCGTCCGCGTCGAGACCCATGTGCATGCCCGGGAGCAGACCGTCGAGCAGGAGCTGGACAGCACGACGGTCGACATCGTCCGGGTTCCCGTGGGCCGGGTGGTCGAAACCGCCCCCGAGGTCCGCCAGGACGGCGATGTCCTGATCGTGCCTGTGCTCGAGGAGGAGCTGGTCGTCACCAAGCGGCTGATCCTCAAAGAAGAAGTCCACATCACGCGGCGGGTCAGCCGCCGCACCGAACAGATTTCGGCAACTCTGCGCACCGAAGAGGCCAGCGTGACCCGCGACGGGATGCTGGAGCGCAGCGACCAACCAAGCGAGGAGTGA
- a CDS encoding YsnF/AvaK domain-containing protein: MSDKTIVALYDDVTTANQVLSELDSAGLRRSFQVMGGAHAQSAADFGNDRGVFSSFGHDYDSPGKRVGTLTRLGVPQADAEAYAEGLRRGGVLLVGHVSSNHCDTAIEIVQRHGPVDIDDRLRSYRESGWSGYDASSEEYDATRATEERSRYGSGLSRAAASLRDTDRTSAGTATGNEEHIPIVEENVSVGKRAVEQGSVRVRSYIVETPIEEQVRLRDETITVERRAVTGASGDIPADAFRERTVEVTETDEEAVVAKQARVKEELVIRKDVEERAQTISDSVRHTEVEVDDNRGTAGRRTDR; the protein is encoded by the coding sequence ATGAGCGACAAGACCATTGTTGCGCTTTACGACGACGTGACCACGGCGAACCAGGTCCTGAGCGAACTCGATTCCGCAGGGCTCCGGCGGTCCTTCCAGGTGATGGGCGGGGCGCATGCCCAATCCGCCGCCGACTTCGGCAATGACCGCGGCGTGTTCAGCAGCTTCGGGCACGACTATGACAGCCCGGGCAAGCGCGTCGGCACGCTGACCCGCCTGGGCGTTCCCCAGGCCGATGCGGAAGCCTATGCCGAGGGACTGCGCCGCGGCGGGGTGCTGCTGGTCGGCCACGTCAGCAGCAACCATTGCGACACGGCGATCGAGATCGTTCAGCGCCATGGTCCGGTGGATATCGACGACCGGCTGCGGTCCTATCGGGAGAGCGGCTGGTCCGGCTATGACGCCAGCTCGGAAGAGTATGACGCCACCCGCGCCACGGAAGAGCGCAGCCGTTACGGCTCCGGCCTGAGCAGGGCGGCGGCGTCCCTGCGCGATACGGACCGCACCTCGGCCGGCACCGCCACGGGCAATGAGGAGCATATCCCCATCGTCGAAGAGAATGTCTCGGTCGGCAAGCGCGCCGTCGAACAGGGCAGCGTTCGCGTGCGCAGCTATATTGTCGAGACGCCGATCGAGGAGCAGGTGCGACTGCGCGACGAAACCATCACGGTGGAACGTCGCGCGGTCACCGGCGCCTCCGGCGACATTCCGGCCGACGCCTTCCGCGAGCGCACCGTGGAGGTGACGGAGACGGATGAGGAGGCGGTAGTTGCTAAGCAGGCCCGCGTGAAGGAGGAGCTTGTCATCCGCAAGGATGTCGAGGAACGGGCCCAGACCATTTCCGACAGTGTTCGCCACACCGAGGTCGAGGTCGACGACAATCGCGGCACCGCCGGCCGCCGCACCGACCGGTAG
- a CDS encoding alpha/beta hydrolase — translation MIKKLAHGFGYPIRSPLLHRPSDHGLSFENVTFPSEDGVPLEAWFIPCEGSRKLIIANHPLSFSRTGLPAHMEPWKSTFGDFAGNDFEVNFIPDYKILHDNGYNVLTYDFRNFGHSGAANGGMQSNGQYECRDVIGSLNYARSQSDLSDMTIGLFSRCLGAGSSMFAMACSLSYFEDVRCMVGGQPISVRSIMERTLEHFGLQDRIDEFEQEQKLITSFDLDEMSPVEPAKSVSVPTFLFQVRDDVLTRPSDVQAMFDNIPVADKKLHWIEGATRRWGVYCWFQREPKQSLEWFECHMN, via the coding sequence ATGATCAAGAAGCTGGCGCACGGGTTCGGATATCCCATTCGCTCCCCGCTTCTCCATAGGCCGAGCGATCATGGCCTCAGCTTCGAGAATGTGACCTTCCCTTCTGAGGACGGAGTGCCGCTCGAAGCCTGGTTTATTCCATGCGAGGGATCACGCAAACTCATCATTGCAAACCATCCGCTCTCCTTCAGCCGGACCGGACTTCCGGCGCATATGGAGCCCTGGAAGTCGACTTTCGGAGATTTCGCCGGCAACGATTTCGAGGTGAACTTTATCCCGGACTACAAGATCCTGCACGACAACGGCTACAATGTCCTGACCTACGATTTCCGAAACTTCGGGCACAGCGGCGCCGCGAACGGCGGCATGCAGAGCAATGGGCAGTATGAATGTCGCGACGTCATCGGTTCGCTGAACTATGCGAGGTCGCAATCGGACCTGAGCGACATGACGATCGGCCTGTTCAGTCGCTGCCTCGGTGCCGGCTCCAGCATGTTTGCCATGGCATGCAGCCTGAGCTACTTCGAGGACGTGCGCTGCATGGTGGGGGGGCAGCCCATATCGGTTCGGTCCATCATGGAAAGGACGCTGGAGCATTTCGGCCTGCAAGATCGAATCGATGAGTTCGAGCAGGAACAGAAACTCATCACCAGCTTCGATCTTGACGAGATGTCACCGGTGGAACCGGCCAAGAGCGTGAGCGTGCCTACCTTCCTGTTTCAGGTCCGTGATGACGTGTTGACCCGACCGAGTGACGTGCAAGCGATGTTCGACAACATTCCCGTCGCGGATAAGAAACTGCACTGGATCGAAGGCGCCACCCGCCGGTGGGGTGTGTACTGCTGGTTTCAACGCGAGCCGAAACAGAGCCTGGAGTGGTTCGAATGCCATATGAACTGA
- a CDS encoding SDR family oxidoreductase, with product MTKTILITGASSGFGAMTARALADAGHTVYGTMRKTKGRNAPRVEEAAAYARDHHVDLRTAEMDVADDNSVTTCVAAIETETGGIDVLIHNAGHMGFGPAEAFSPEDLARYYDTNVLSTQRVNRAALPAMRARGHGLVVWVSSSSTRGGTPPFLAPYFAAKAGMDSLAVSYAAELAPWGIETSIIVPGAFTSGTNHFAHAGKPASPEVAAAYMDGPLAGVDQQALQGLASLEPGDADPAEVARAIVRVVDTPFGKRPFRVHVDPSRDGAEEVNGVADRVRAEMLRRIGLERLLGPNLPAS from the coding sequence ATGACCAAAACCATCCTCATCACCGGCGCATCGAGCGGGTTCGGCGCCATGACGGCGCGCGCACTCGCCGACGCGGGCCATACCGTCTACGGCACCATGCGCAAGACAAAGGGGCGCAACGCGCCTCGCGTCGAGGAGGCTGCGGCCTATGCCAGAGACCACCACGTAGACCTGCGCACCGCGGAGATGGACGTGGCCGACGACAACTCCGTTACTACCTGCGTTGCGGCGATCGAGACGGAGACGGGTGGCATCGACGTGCTGATCCACAATGCCGGGCACATGGGCTTCGGTCCGGCAGAGGCGTTCTCGCCCGAGGACCTGGCTCGCTATTACGACACCAACGTGCTCTCGACGCAGCGGGTCAACCGCGCCGCGCTTCCCGCCATGCGGGCGCGGGGTCACGGGCTCGTCGTCTGGGTCTCCTCCTCGTCGACGCGGGGCGGCACGCCGCCCTTCCTCGCACCTTACTTCGCGGCCAAGGCGGGCATGGACTCCCTTGCCGTCTCCTATGCCGCGGAGCTTGCGCCCTGGGGCATCGAGACTTCGATCATCGTGCCCGGCGCGTTCACTTCCGGCACGAACCACTTCGCCCACGCCGGCAAGCCGGCGAGCCCGGAGGTGGCCGCCGCGTATATGGATGGTCCACTCGCAGGGGTGGACCAGCAGGCGCTCCAGGGCCTCGCCTCGCTCGAACCCGGGGATGCGGACCCTGCGGAGGTCGCCCGAGCCATCGTGCGCGTCGTGGACACGCCGTTCGGCAAGCGGCCGTTCCGTGTGCACGTGGATCCCTCTCGTGACGGAGCGGAAGAGGTCAACGGCGTCGCCGACCGGGTTCGCGCCGAGATGCTGCGGCGCATCGGCCTGGAAAGGCTGCTCGGACCAAATCTCCCGGCCAGCTGA
- a CDS encoding SDR family oxidoreductase, which translates to MTINDWKVALVTGASRGIGAAIAKRLAADGFAVVVNYSGSASAAAEVVSEIEAAGGRAVAAQADISDPKQVSSLFDRAENAFGVPQVLVNSAGIMPLAPLAQSDDELFDKTITVNLKGTFNTLREAARRMQDGGRIINLSTSVVGAKLPTYGVYTATKAGVEAMSAILSKELRGRNITVNAVAPGPTATALFLDGKTEEQIEGLSHANPLERLGQPEDIAATVSFLAGPDGGWINGQTLRANGGMV; encoded by the coding sequence ATGACGATCAACGATTGGAAAGTCGCTCTCGTAACCGGCGCCTCCCGCGGCATCGGGGCGGCCATTGCCAAGCGCCTCGCCGCCGACGGCTTCGCTGTCGTGGTGAACTATTCAGGCAGCGCTTCTGCCGCGGCGGAGGTCGTGTCGGAGATTGAGGCGGCTGGCGGCCGCGCCGTCGCCGCGCAGGCCGACATCTCCGACCCGAAGCAGGTGTCAAGCCTCTTCGATCGCGCCGAGAACGCCTTCGGCGTGCCGCAGGTGCTGGTCAACTCGGCCGGGATCATGCCACTTGCCCCGCTGGCGCAAAGCGACGATGAGCTCTTCGACAAGACGATTACGGTGAACCTCAAGGGCACCTTCAACACGCTGCGCGAGGCGGCGCGACGGATGCAGGATGGTGGCCGCATCATCAATCTCTCGACCTCGGTCGTGGGCGCGAAGCTGCCGACCTATGGCGTCTACACCGCGACCAAGGCGGGCGTCGAAGCCATGAGCGCCATTCTCTCGAAGGAGCTGCGCGGCCGGAACATCACCGTCAATGCCGTGGCGCCCGGGCCGACCGCGACGGCCCTGTTCCTGGACGGCAAGACCGAGGAACAAATCGAGGGCTTGAGCCACGCCAACCCGCTGGAGCGGCTCGGCCAGCCTGAGGACATCGCCGCCACCGTATCGTTCCTCGCCGGCCCGGACGGCGGCTGGATCAACGGCCAGACGCTGCGCGCCAATGGCGGCATGGTGTGA
- a CDS encoding LysR family transcriptional regulator gives MDRIDAMRVFCRVAETRSFTKAAADLELPRSTVTDVVKRLEAQLGVRLLDRSTRVVAPTLDGEAWYRQCVRIVADVEEAEAAFRGENPEGELHVNAHGTLARHFILPGLPDFLDHHPGIRLTLSEGDRLVDLVREGVDCVVRVGEPADSDLIARRLGSLPEITAASPDYLERYGTPTNLDDLHRHRAVGFLSSRTGAALAFEFTVGDRTVERAIQPSILMTSAESLVSAARLGLGIVQVPRYHLSDDLASGQLVEILPDLRPNPSPVCTLYPRDRQLSPRVRVFLDWLGRIDFGGEVDQRRVEVS, from the coding sequence ATGGACAGAATTGACGCCATGCGGGTCTTCTGCCGGGTGGCGGAGACGCGCAGCTTCACCAAGGCCGCGGCCGATCTGGAGCTACCGCGCTCGACGGTGACCGACGTGGTCAAGCGATTGGAAGCGCAGCTCGGCGTGCGCCTGCTCGACCGCAGCACGCGCGTGGTGGCGCCGACGCTCGACGGCGAGGCCTGGTACCGGCAATGCGTCCGGATCGTAGCCGATGTCGAAGAGGCCGAGGCCGCGTTCAGGGGCGAAAATCCGGAAGGCGAGCTGCATGTGAACGCGCACGGCACCCTGGCCCGTCACTTTATTCTGCCCGGATTGCCGGATTTCCTCGATCACCATCCCGGGATCCGGCTCACGCTCTCTGAAGGAGATCGGCTCGTCGATCTCGTGCGCGAGGGCGTTGATTGCGTCGTCCGAGTCGGCGAGCCTGCCGACAGCGATCTCATCGCAAGACGCCTTGGATCCTTGCCCGAGATTACGGCGGCATCGCCGGATTATCTCGAACGTTACGGCACGCCCACGAACCTGGACGACCTGCACCGCCATCGCGCCGTCGGCTTTCTGTCCTCCAGGACGGGGGCAGCGCTGGCCTTCGAGTTCACCGTCGGGGACAGGACAGTCGAGCGCGCGATCCAGCCATCGATCCTGATGACATCGGCGGAATCCCTGGTCAGCGCGGCGCGGCTAGGGCTCGGCATCGTCCAGGTTCCGCGCTATCACCTGAGCGACGATCTTGCATCGGGTCAGTTGGTCGAGATCTTGCCGGACCTGCGGCCTAACCCATCCCCCGTGTGTACACTCTACCCGCGTGATAGACAGCTCTCACCGCGCGTTCGCGTCTTCCTCGATTGGCTCGGCCGCATCGATTTCGGCGGCGAAGTCGACCAGCGACGAGTGGAGGTGTCCTGA
- a CDS encoding HU family DNA-binding protein yields MNKIEMIAAVAQTTGLSKSDATKAVDAVFDGIADALKKGDDVRLLGFGNFAVAQRAARQGKNPRTGESIEIAASKQPKFTAGKGLKDAVNG; encoded by the coding sequence ATGAACAAGATCGAAATGATTGCCGCCGTCGCCCAGACCACCGGCCTGTCCAAATCCGACGCCACGAAGGCCGTCGACGCCGTGTTCGACGGCATTGCAGATGCCTTGAAGAAGGGGGACGACGTGCGCCTGCTGGGCTTCGGCAACTTCGCGGTTGCCCAGCGCGCAGCCCGCCAGGGCAAGAATCCGCGCACCGGCGAGAGCATAGAGATTGCTGCCTCCAAGCAGCCCAAGTTCACGGCTGGCAAAGGGCTGAAGGACGCCGTCAACGGCTGA
- a CDS encoding TIR domain-containing protein: MARRTFFSFHYQRDVWRVNQIRNGHQFIGTAAAGFQDASLWEEAKKKGDRVIKRMIDDALEYTTVTVVCIGYKTAGRTYINYEIERSLARGNGIIGLMVNGLLGPDRKSDPDGTVPGLLTKHKAPIYRYRDVASLGDWIEKAYQNR, translated from the coding sequence ATGGCCCGTCGCACCTTCTTCTCGTTCCATTACCAGCGCGACGTCTGGCGCGTGAACCAGATCCGTAACGGACACCAGTTCATTGGGACCGCCGCCGCCGGCTTCCAAGACGCGTCGCTTTGGGAGGAGGCCAAAAAGAAGGGCGACAGAGTCATCAAGAGGATGATCGACGACGCTCTGGAATATACTACCGTCACCGTGGTCTGCATCGGCTACAAGACAGCTGGGCGTACCTACATCAACTATGAGATTGAGCGTTCCCTCGCCCGCGGCAACGGCATCATCGGCCTCATGGTCAACGGGCTGTTGGGTCCTGACCGGAAGAGCGACCCTGACGGGACGGTGCCCGGCCTGCTCACGAAGCATAAGGCACCGATTTACCGGTACAGGGACGTTGCGTCCTTGGGCGACTGGATTGAGAAGGCATACCAGAACCGCTGA
- a CDS encoding toll/interleukin-1 receptor domain-containing protein, which yields MLALYELGVLGGATSQERKSLLETVGALVAPFGLRVGSELLVLEGQAVASRNPKAAFAAAYFGGDPHADEELTERVVRSSVPVIPTVGPGGDFIRDIPTFLHASNGLRRRADDQGLVLLASAMLECLGLLRRQRRVFVSYRRIESRAAAVQLHDLFTARGFDVFLDTHDIRPGEPFQDVLWHRLCDSDVMVMLDTPTYFESKWTRQEICRARAKEIHVLRVVWPGHSPSRLTEMAETVYLEAGDLEGEQGPISTDKVDAIVLAAEGLRSRSIASRHMSLVGHLRMEAERAGATIEGVGAHRAISLRSMGGKHYWVYPVVGIPTAELLNDVHEKAARAEQHGMPVLAYNHVGISEQWVSHLKWLDANIASVRTLKVLEAAWTLGGWEE from the coding sequence GTGTTGGCCTTGTACGAACTCGGCGTCCTCGGCGGCGCCACGTCCCAAGAACGAAAGTCCCTCTTGGAGACGGTGGGGGCCCTTGTGGCACCTTTCGGGTTGCGGGTAGGGAGTGAACTGCTGGTCCTCGAGGGCCAAGCCGTGGCCAGCCGGAACCCGAAGGCGGCATTTGCAGCAGCCTACTTCGGCGGCGATCCGCACGCGGACGAAGAGTTGACCGAACGGGTCGTGCGGTCGAGTGTGCCCGTGATCCCCACCGTGGGACCGGGCGGCGACTTCATTCGCGATATCCCGACTTTCCTGCATGCGTCCAATGGGCTGCGGCGTCGGGCCGACGACCAGGGGCTGGTGTTGCTCGCCTCAGCCATGCTCGAGTGCTTGGGCCTTCTGCGCAGGCAGCGTCGTGTCTTCGTCAGTTACCGGCGAATTGAGTCACGCGCGGCGGCGGTCCAGTTGCACGACCTCTTCACTGCCCGGGGCTTCGACGTCTTCCTGGACACCCACGACATCCGACCGGGTGAGCCCTTCCAGGACGTGCTTTGGCACCGTCTGTGCGACTCCGACGTCATGGTAATGTTGGATACGCCCACCTATTTCGAGAGCAAGTGGACACGTCAGGAGATCTGCCGCGCGCGCGCAAAGGAGATCCACGTCCTACGCGTGGTGTGGCCGGGGCACAGCCCGAGCAGACTGACGGAGATGGCCGAGACCGTCTATCTTGAGGCGGGCGACCTCGAAGGCGAACAGGGACCCATCTCCACCGACAAGGTCGATGCCATCGTGCTCGCAGCGGAGGGGCTGCGTAGCCGGAGCATCGCTTCCAGGCACATGTCGTTGGTAGGACACCTTCGTATGGAGGCTGAGAGGGCTGGGGCGACCATCGAGGGCGTCGGCGCACACCGGGCAATCTCGCTGCGTTCAATGGGGGGCAAGCATTACTGGGTATACCCGGTCGTCGGAATCCCCACAGCTGAGCTCCTGAACGACGTTCACGAGAAGGCTGCCCGCGCGGAGCAGCATGGAATGCCGGTGCTTGCCTACAACCATGTGGGCATCAGCGAGCAATGGGTTTCTCACCTCAAGTGGCTTGACGCCAACATCGCTTCGGTGCGCACGCTGAAGGTCTTGGAAGCCGCTTGGACGCTCGGCGGGTGGGAGGAATAG
- a CDS encoding SLOG domain-containing protein: MPEAVFLSAGVPDPRRGPEYAATADAVAITAAVSALVHVVLGRRLLVWGGHPAITPMVAMVAEAINVDYGRWVRLYQSSFFKDEYPEDNERFQNVVYTDAVGQDLGRSLQVMRERMFNSHQFAAAVFIGGMGGVVDEFDLFRAMHPDAAVVPVLSTGGAALRLKDRLPSASEDLATDMDYIALFHRHLEIPARERRYKRPEEQPVSLPARIVTPEGR; encoded by the coding sequence ATGCCGGAGGCCGTTTTCCTCTCGGCCGGGGTCCCCGACCCCAGGCGCGGGCCCGAGTACGCGGCGACGGCTGACGCGGTCGCCATCACGGCCGCAGTCTCGGCGCTGGTGCACGTCGTGTTGGGGCGCCGACTGCTAGTCTGGGGCGGCCACCCGGCCATCACGCCGATGGTGGCTATGGTCGCGGAGGCGATCAACGTAGACTACGGTCGCTGGGTCCGCCTTTACCAAAGCAGCTTCTTCAAGGACGAGTACCCGGAGGACAACGAGCGCTTCCAGAACGTGGTCTACACGGACGCCGTGGGGCAAGACTTGGGGCGAAGCCTCCAAGTCATGCGTGAGCGGATGTTCAACTCCCACCAGTTCGCGGCAGCCGTATTCATAGGTGGGATGGGCGGGGTCGTCGATGAGTTCGACCTGTTCCGCGCCATGCACCCGGATGCCGCCGTGGTGCCAGTTCTGTCGACGGGCGGCGCGGCCTTGAGGCTCAAGGACAGGCTCCCGTCAGCGAGCGAGGATCTGGCCACGGACATGGACTATATCGCGCTTTTCCACCGGCACTTGGAAATACCTGCCAGGGAACGAAGGTACAAACGGCCCGAGGAACAGCCAGTCTCCCTGCCCGCGCGCATCGTCACCCCCGAGGGGCGCTAA
- a CDS encoding Crp/Fnr family transcriptional regulator, translated as MLVQTTQVAAWNVRHTLDERLARWLLMMHDRVHADRIPVTHEFMAMMLGVRLASVTGAVNIMDKAGAIASERGIITALDRSRLEAASCECYAAY; from the coding sequence ATGCTCGTCCAGACCACCCAGGTGGCGGCCTGGAACGTCCGGCACACGTTGGATGAGCGGCTGGCACGCTGGCTCTTGATGATGCACGACCGAGTGCATGCCGACCGGATCCCGGTCACCCACGAGTTCATGGCCATGATGCTGGGTGTCCGCCTGGCCAGCGTCACGGGCGCGGTCAACATCATGGACAAGGCGGGAGCGATCGCGTCCGAGCGCGGCATCATCACCGCGCTCGACCGCTCCCGCCTGGAGGCTGCGTCCTGCGAGTGCTACGCCGCTTATTAA
- a CDS encoding RNA polymerase sigma factor — MTDIGYAQIRAVQNALAALPPDLREALVLVTVEGLRYREAADRLNITIAALTRRIARARATLATNLSILPGQVD; from the coding sequence ATGACTGATATCGGCTATGCCCAGATCCGGGCGGTTCAGAATGCCCTAGCCGCGCTGCCGCCGGACCTCAGGGAGGCACTGGTCCTGGTGACTGTGGAAGGTCTCCGCTACCGCGAGGCAGCTGATCGGCTGAACATCACCATCGCCGCTCTGACCAGACGGATTGCGCGTGCCCGCGCCACCCTGGCTACCAACCTGAGCATCCTGCCAGGTCAGGTGGACTGA
- a CDS encoding CsbD family protein: MDKDRSEGSTKKMKGDVKEAAGKVTGDSKLQSEGKTDRAEGKVQNAVGGIKDALKGKSR, from the coding sequence ATGGACAAGGACCGGAGCGAAGGCTCAACGAAGAAGATGAAGGGCGACGTCAAGGAAGCCGCCGGGAAGGTGACCGGTGATTCCAAGCTCCAGAGCGAAGGCAAGACGGACCGGGCCGAAGGCAAGGTCCAGAACGCCGTGGGCGGGATCAAGGACGCCCTCAAGGGCAAGTCGCGCTGA
- a CDS encoding response regulator yields MNANLTATSSDPASILLVEDDPMDLDLMLCALEEAGFSGKVSVARSGREALEALLENPGTAAARLRPSVMFMDIHMPGASGLDVLERLRGNQRTRRLPVVMLTGVSDAGAIAACYSLGANACLVKPNEYRGLVRMMQTSARFWTGCNRSPPP; encoded by the coding sequence ATGAATGCCAACCTGACCGCCACCAGTTCTGATCCCGCTTCCATCCTGTTGGTCGAGGATGATCCCATGGATCTCGACCTGATGCTTTGCGCCTTGGAGGAGGCTGGGTTCAGCGGCAAGGTGTCCGTCGCCCGCTCCGGTCGCGAAGCCTTGGAGGCGCTGCTGGAGAACCCTGGAACAGCGGCCGCACGGCTTCGGCCATCCGTCATGTTCATGGACATCCACATGCCTGGTGCGAGCGGTCTCGACGTCCTCGAGCGCCTCCGGGGCAATCAGCGGACACGGAGGCTGCCCGTTGTCATGCTCACCGGCGTGTCCGACGCTGGGGCAATCGCGGCCTGCTACAGCCTGGGCGCCAATGCCTGCCTGGTGAAGCCGAACGAGTACCGGGGGCTGGTGCGGATGATGCAGACCAGCGCCCGGTTCTGGACCGGATGCAACCGGTCACCGCCCCCGTAA
- a CDS encoding response regulator, producing the protein MAPNIFKVLVAEDEALIAMALEDTLAELGHEVCWMARTGPEALELARQHRPDLVTMDGVLAEGTSGLVAAAAISSTLGIPVIMVSGTVGRREATLVGASAAVPKPFTPEQIEAAVWKATNLGPMDGRALAH; encoded by the coding sequence ATGGCACCGAACATCTTCAAGGTCCTTGTGGCGGAGGATGAGGCGCTGATCGCCATGGCGCTGGAAGACACGCTCGCCGAGTTGGGCCATGAAGTCTGCTGGATGGCCCGCACTGGGCCTGAGGCGCTGGAGCTTGCGCGACAGCATCGCCCGGATCTGGTCACCATGGACGGGGTGCTGGCGGAAGGGACCTCAGGCCTGGTCGCCGCGGCTGCCATTTCCAGCACGCTCGGCATTCCGGTCATCATGGTGTCAGGAACGGTCGGCAGGCGCGAGGCCACTCTGGTCGGCGCCTCGGCAGCAGTGCCCAAGCCCTTCACCCCGGAGCAGATCGAGGCGGCCGTCTGGAAGGCGACGAACCTCGGGCCAATGGATGGCCGAGCCTTGGCACATTAG